A genomic segment from Paenibacillus sp. FSL K6-1096 encodes:
- a CDS encoding alpha-galactosidase, with protein sequence MNIYADETLGLFHLQSKDTSYIIKLVEGYPAHVYWGARLRHDNNLAGVLELRERASFSPTPLPDKPSLSLDALPQEYPQYGSGDFRRPAYQVQLADGTRISELKYVGYVITPGKPALEGLPAVYAENESEAQTLELTLKDDYAGLTVRLLYTVFADHSAITRSVRFEHQGDVPLRLEQALSASVDFADSAYDTLHLSGAWARERHVQRRPLTPGAALSLESRRGSSSHQANPFLALLRSGADEDQGDVYGFSLVYSGSFSATADVEQFGQTRVSIGINPFDFSWLLEPGQSFQTPEAVLVYSGEGLGGMSRTYHRLYRTRLCRGVYRDQARPILVNNWEATYFDFDADKIATIAKAAGPLGIELFVLDDGWFGRRDKDDSSLGDWFEDRRKLPEGLDDLAGRVNREGLQFGLWVEPEMVSPDSELYRKHPDWCLHAAGRRRTEGRNQLILDLSRPEVCDYLYETLSTVFSSAPISYVKWDMNRNMTEIASAGANPERQQETAHRYMLGLYDLLERLTSRFPDILFESCSGGGGRFDPGMLFYMPQTWTSDNTDAVERLAIQYGTSIVYPASSMGAHVSAVPNHQVDRITTLATRGDVAMSGNFGYELDLTKFTEAEAELAARQIAQYKEIRTLVQQGEMYRLLSPFEGSGETAWMFVSEDKTEAFVAYFRVLAIPNPPISRLTLKGLNPELDYVIETGAKGSNGHIHGGAEASAPANGVSSAPFQTAFDGTPLGGDRLMRIGLVVSDLRGDYASCTYRLRAVQR encoded by the coding sequence CCAGGAGTATCCGCAGTACGGCAGCGGCGACTTCCGGCGTCCGGCTTACCAGGTTCAGCTGGCTGACGGCACACGGATCTCCGAGCTGAAGTATGTGGGCTATGTTATTACGCCGGGCAAGCCGGCCCTTGAAGGCCTGCCTGCCGTATATGCTGAGAACGAGTCGGAAGCGCAGACCCTTGAGCTTACCCTGAAGGACGATTACGCCGGACTGACAGTCAGACTGCTATATACAGTGTTCGCCGATCATAGCGCGATCACCCGTTCCGTGCGCTTCGAGCATCAAGGGGATGTCCCGCTGCGGCTGGAGCAGGCGCTTAGCGCCTCGGTCGATTTCGCCGATTCCGCCTATGACACGCTGCATCTGAGCGGCGCCTGGGCGCGGGAGCGCCATGTTCAGCGCCGTCCGCTTACCCCCGGGGCCGCCCTCTCTCTGGAGAGCCGCCGCGGTTCGAGCAGCCATCAGGCCAACCCGTTCCTGGCGCTGCTGCGCTCCGGTGCGGATGAGGACCAGGGCGATGTCTATGGCTTCAGCCTGGTCTACAGCGGCAGCTTCAGCGCCACGGCCGATGTGGAGCAGTTCGGACAGACCCGGGTAAGCATCGGGATCAATCCGTTTGACTTCTCCTGGCTGCTGGAGCCTGGCCAGTCCTTCCAGACCCCGGAGGCGGTGCTCGTCTACTCCGGCGAAGGCCTCGGCGGCATGTCGCGCACGTACCACCGTCTCTACCGGACCCGGCTCTGCCGTGGGGTCTACCGCGACCAGGCCCGGCCGATTCTGGTCAACAACTGGGAGGCGACCTACTTCGACTTCGATGCCGACAAAATCGCCACCATCGCCAAAGCAGCAGGCCCGCTCGGCATTGAGCTGTTCGTGCTTGACGACGGCTGGTTCGGACGGCGCGACAAGGACGACAGCTCGCTCGGCGACTGGTTCGAGGACCGCCGCAAGCTGCCCGAAGGGCTGGATGATCTGGCAGGCCGGGTGAACCGGGAAGGCCTCCAGTTCGGACTGTGGGTGGAGCCGGAGATGGTCTCGCCCGACAGTGAGCTATACCGCAAGCACCCGGACTGGTGCCTGCATGCCGCAGGACGCCGCCGCACGGAAGGGCGGAACCAGCTGATCCTGGATCTCTCCCGCCCGGAGGTATGCGATTATCTGTATGAGACATTAAGCACGGTCTTCTCCAGTGCACCGATAAGCTATGTCAAATGGGATATGAACCGCAACATGACCGAGATTGCTTCAGCGGGCGCCAATCCCGAACGGCAGCAGGAAACTGCCCACCGCTATATGCTGGGCCTGTATGATCTGCTGGAGCGTCTGACCTCCCGTTTCCCGGATATTCTGTTCGAGAGCTGCTCCGGCGGCGGCGGCCGGTTCGATCCGGGGATGCTGTTCTATATGCCGCAGACCTGGACCAGCGACAACACCGATGCGGTGGAGCGCCTGGCGATCCAGTACGGCACCAGTATCGTCTATCCGGCCAGCAGCATGGGCGCACATGTATCTGCCGTTCCGAACCATCAGGTAGACCGCATCACCACCCTGGCTACACGCGGGGATGTGGCGATGAGCGGCAACTTCGGCTATGAGCTGGACCTGACGAAATTCACTGAAGCGGAGGCCGAGCTGGCGGCCCGGCAGATTGCCCAGTACAAGGAGATCCGCACTCTTGTCCAGCAGGGCGAGATGTACCGCTTGCTTAGCCCATTCGAGGGCAGCGGAGAGACAGCTTGGATGTTCGTCAGCGAGGACAAGACCGAAGCCTTCGTCGCTTATTTCCGGGTGCTGGCCATACCGAATCCTCCAATCTCGCGCCTTACGCTCAAAGGACTTAATCCCGAACTGGATTATGTCATTGAGACGGGGGCAAAAGGCAGCAACGGGCATATCCACGGCGGCGCAGAAGCCTCTGCACCTGCAAATGGCGTCAGCTCCGCTCCATTCCAGACCGCCTTTGACGGCACACCGCTGGGCGGTGACCGCCTGATGCGTATCGGTCTTGTGGTCTCCGACCTGCGCGGGGATTACGCCAGCTGCACCTACCGGTTAAGAGCAGTTCAGCGTTAA
- a CDS encoding hydrophobe/amphiphile efflux-3 (HAE3) family transporter produces MFLKNLFHNAGMLITRRATPIVIIMALITGGMGYGLTRIEVKTNVDMLLSKDSPVSIHNDRFQRQFGGESLVLLLRGSDNLLLNHDILSTLNSLQQELAAGDRVFSVTSPVSIAEVYARQAEQQSSQLQEQMSLQIQQAMTEATAAVKNKGGDEKQQAQAADAAKQQAEQAIAAQYGEQIRQMNEIGGLASTNEAFVRYALFDESGAPQTAVAQLLSENGHSVLFNIQLESGLSLQEMSDATDQLELIIAEHSIAETHSLFSGIPAISKTIDDFISKDIVTMLLTVIILMIIVLLLIFPVRWRLLSLPVVMVGMVWVFGLMGYIGMPLSIATMALLPILIGLGTDFALQFHNRYEEELVKKGDSPKAMAAAVRHMAPAVGIAVIIMSAGFLTLLFSEMPMIKDFGLMLAIGVCIMYAVSLGLLLPLLILRDRKGIKLRTGKADNVVERALGGLAKYVIEHPKAMLILPLIVAIAGFSVDHKLNVESNIEKLMPQKVPALVELNEIREVMDNSLTLDWMIEAQDVTEPEIIQWMDMFQKQAVTGNPEIQGSSSIINAMSAIQPEVVTADSATIAKILAQLPTEMTAPYLSEDRRMAHIRFTIDNISTQDQEQLLSRLENYSNLPDGVRAHSVGIQVLQVKALNGLTDSRHTSLFSGLLAIMAGLFFVYRNLKRAFFPILPIILVNGWSTALLFILGIDINPLTAVLGALVLGIGTEFTILFMERYLEEKANGLDIKAAIITAMTKVGRAVTASGLTVVGGFSALMFTNFEVVKLFGVTTVLDTLLCLLSTLIVLPAIIVLLDKDKEQALLDQS; encoded by the coding sequence TTGTTTCTGAAGAATCTTTTTCATAACGCAGGAATGCTGATCACGAGACGGGCTACTCCGATTGTGATCATTATGGCATTGATTACTGGAGGAATGGGGTATGGATTAACCCGTATTGAGGTAAAAACGAATGTGGATATGCTGTTGTCCAAGGATTCGCCGGTGTCCATTCACAATGACCGCTTTCAGCGGCAATTCGGGGGAGAGAGTCTCGTATTGCTGCTGCGCGGAAGTGACAATCTGCTGTTGAATCACGACATACTATCGACGCTGAACAGTCTTCAGCAGGAGCTTGCCGCGGGTGACAGGGTCTTCTCCGTGACCAGCCCGGTATCGATCGCCGAGGTGTATGCCCGGCAGGCTGAGCAGCAATCGAGTCAACTCCAAGAACAAATGTCCCTGCAAATTCAGCAAGCTATGACGGAGGCAACGGCTGCTGTAAAGAATAAAGGGGGAGATGAGAAGCAACAAGCGCAGGCAGCCGATGCCGCCAAACAGCAGGCAGAACAGGCCATCGCTGCTCAATATGGAGAACAAATCCGTCAAATGAACGAGATTGGCGGATTGGCTTCAACGAATGAGGCTTTTGTGCGCTATGCGCTATTTGATGAGTCAGGTGCACCGCAAACAGCCGTTGCCCAGCTGCTTTCCGAGAATGGCCACAGTGTTCTATTTAATATCCAGCTGGAGAGCGGTTTGAGCTTACAAGAAATGTCGGATGCGACCGATCAGCTGGAACTGATCATTGCGGAGCATTCCATTGCTGAAACCCATTCTTTATTTTCCGGAATACCTGCCATTTCCAAAACCATAGACGACTTCATCTCGAAAGATATTGTTACTATGCTGCTGACCGTTATAATCTTAATGATCATCGTGCTGCTGCTTATATTCCCGGTCCGCTGGCGTTTGCTGTCGTTACCTGTGGTTATGGTAGGAATGGTGTGGGTGTTCGGCTTGATGGGCTACATCGGTATGCCGCTGAGCATAGCAACAATGGCGCTGTTACCTATCCTGATCGGTCTGGGGACAGACTTTGCACTGCAGTTCCATAACCGCTACGAAGAGGAATTGGTCAAAAAAGGGGATTCACCCAAAGCAATGGCTGCTGCGGTAAGACATATGGCTCCTGCTGTGGGTATAGCGGTCATCATTATGTCTGCGGGTTTCCTGACCCTGCTATTTTCGGAGATGCCGATGATCAAGGACTTTGGCCTAATGCTGGCAATTGGCGTATGTATCATGTACGCGGTGAGTCTTGGTCTCCTCCTTCCCCTGCTTATTCTTAGAGACCGGAAGGGCATCAAGCTGCGTACAGGAAAAGCTGACAATGTGGTCGAACGCGCCCTTGGTGGCTTGGCGAAGTACGTAATCGAGCATCCCAAAGCGATGCTGATCCTTCCCCTTATCGTGGCTATTGCAGGCTTCAGTGTGGATCACAAACTGAATGTGGAGAGTAACATTGAGAAGCTCATGCCGCAAAAGGTGCCTGCTCTGGTTGAATTGAATGAGATCCGCGAGGTGATGGACAACTCCTTGACCCTGGATTGGATGATCGAAGCACAGGATGTGACAGAGCCGGAAATTATACAGTGGATGGATATGTTCCAAAAGCAGGCCGTTACCGGGAATCCGGAGATACAGGGAAGCTCAAGTATCATTAATGCCATGTCTGCAATCCAGCCGGAGGTTGTCACAGCTGATTCAGCTACGATAGCGAAGATTCTGGCTCAGCTTCCCACTGAGATGACGGCTCCGTATTTGTCGGAGGACCGGAGAATGGCTCATATCCGTTTTACTATAGATAATATCAGTACGCAGGACCAAGAGCAGCTGCTTAGCCGCTTAGAGAACTATAGCAATCTTCCTGATGGAGTCCGTGCCCATTCCGTGGGTATTCAAGTGCTGCAGGTCAAAGCTCTGAATGGTCTGACGGATAGCCGGCACACATCGTTATTTTCCGGATTACTGGCTATTATGGCAGGACTGTTTTTTGTGTACCGTAATTTAAAGCGGGCCTTTTTCCCGATTCTACCTATCATCCTGGTTAATGGCTGGTCGACAGCATTGCTCTTCATACTGGGTATAGATATCAACCCGCTAACCGCTGTTCTTGGTGCGCTTGTGCTGGGCATTGGTACAGAATTCACAATCCTGTTCATGGAACGGTATCTGGAAGAGAAAGCCAACGGATTGGATATAAAGGCAGCTATAATTACGGCGATGACAAAAGTAGGGCGGGCGGTTACAGCTTCGGGTCTCACTGTCGTAGGCGGCTTCAGCGCACTGATGTTTACTAACTTTGAAGTGGTTAAGCTTTTTGGGGTGACTACTGTGCTGGATACGTTACTGTGCCTGCTCAGCACCTTGATTGTCCTTCCGGCGATTATTGTTCTATTGGATAAAGACAAAGAGCAGGCATTGCTTGATCAAAGTTAA